The Setaria viridis chromosome 9, Setaria_viridis_v4.0, whole genome shotgun sequence sequence GCAGTCCGCTAGGCAAAATGCTAGCCTCTGAGAATCATCCCCACTTGTTGAAGCATGTTGCCTGATGATGCTCAGTATGTCATTTGCTAAGGTATGATTATTTACAGATACTGCTTCTGCACAATGAATAAGGAGGGTTCTGAGATCCACCACCTCTTTCCTCTGTTGCTTCTTACCTTTTTTCTTTCGCTGAGCTGATGTTCTTCCCTGATCAGTCTGTGAGTTGATGGTTGATTTACTTGCCATAGCTTCTTGCAAAACAATACCTTGATCTATGAGTTCATGGTCAGAGCAGAGTAGAACCTTATCGAAAATCTCGTTTCGAGTCGGCTCATTGAAAGAAGTGGCAAACTGCTTGTTACTCCTTCCTTCTAATAAATCGAAGTCTTCCTTGCACGAATTCATTTTCTGACACTGAACCTCAAATAATGCATGCTTTCTTGACTCTCTATCATTGATCTGAAGTGATTGGTTATCTCTGCTAGTCTTTTCGACAATGGAAAGGCCACCAACATTCAAACCAAGCTCCATTGTGTATGTATCCTGAGTGAACTGTCTTGTCTCTCCAACAATTGCAGACAAACTCCATGGAGCTTCAAAAGCTTGCAAGTCGTCATTGTAGCGGTTATTGCCTGAGCTAATAGCTACAGAGAAGCTACTGCATGGCTGCCCATTACTGATGCTGCCATCAAGAGTCTTCATGTGATCAGAGCTACAGAGTGGTAGTAGTTGAGTATTCGCTGGATAATTTTGTCCAATAAGTCTATACAATGGCTCCTCCATAGCTCTAAGTGCAGACTCACCATGATGTGGTTTAAATTTGTCATCGCTGTCCTCCTCCATCAACAGCTTGTTTATGTATCTGAGGGTTATATCTGAGTTGATCCAACTGTCCTCTGAATATTCTGCTACATTGGTTCCATACCAATCTGGTGTCATATTGCTACTCACTCCATGGAATTGGGGAGCATATATTTTATTCGAAGAGGATGCGCTCAATGCAACGTGACCATCATTGTTAATCGTAGTTGCCACTGGTGGATAATGGTTAATGGAGCTTGCTGGGTGCGAAAGTAAATCCAAATCATTATACTCGGTAGTTGGATCGATGAATTTCTGAGAAGAGGCATAGCACCCAGGAGTATTTGCCATGCTGCTTGGGAAGTCCTCAAAGTTACAATTAAATCTGTCGTTGCACTCCATTGGTTGGGTGTTTGATCATTGCAGAAAGTTGTACCGCCCCGTACACAAGATTGTCTAGAACTGCATTGTAAACAATGAACTTAGTATGTGAAAATGAAAATTGATGCAGGATACATAAATCATATATCCTTTTTACTCTATCTGTTTTTTCTATCAGGCTTAAATATAATAGAAATTCATCTTCCATTAATTTTATTCTTGTAAGAGAACTTCTGAAAACATGCACTGTGTAGGAAAAAGTTATGAGTTATTCATGTAGAGCCATTAATCTGCGAGTAACCATAGCAAATATTCAAATTTCCGTAGAGTATGAAATGTCCAATCCAACCACAAAAAATAGGTGGAGAATGGACCTTGGTTATGTAATGAATCATCTCGCTGTtgcaattcctttttttttgttaatataGTGAATTGCTTCCGGGTTTTATAGGTCTGAAGGGATCATCAAATTATGAGTTTATTAAGGAGTCAGTTGAACAAAGCTGTAGAGTGGAGTAACTCGTAAACTTAGTTTATTATTACACATCGCCATGAAAAATGAAACCTTTCTGTACCTTGTGGAAGTACAGTTGAGCCATAATTTACATTGGGGAAAATTCATCTCAGTAACATGAAAAGACCAAATTAGCTAGTAACTATCAtattacacacacacacacacacacacacacacacacacacactttgCAAAGGTGTTTACCTACGGGGGCTCAAGTATAAATACCAAAAATAGCCTCAGAGGGCGCTAGTTCGGCAGATCTCTCTGCCGGAGACGGAGATTACCATGCATGGGAAGAATGCTTATGACATCAACAAACTAAGGTGTCACCTTTCATGTTATTACTATGTTAGATCATGTTTTGCAGCAAGCATCTCAATCATTGATTCTTCGTTTCTTCAGTTATGCAATTAGGCATGCACATACATTGGTCGATGGCATTTGACATGGAGCTGATTAAGGAGTGAGCAGAGGGTAAGAGGGTCTTACCATTGTTTTTATTTCCTGCAGGGATGGTTTCACACACTATGGAACTAGCAGGCCTGGTGTTCCAGATGCGAAGGCTGAACTGGATGATGAGATGAATGGCGAACGGAGCCGTGAGCACAAGGAAAACCACCACGAGGCAACTCCTCTTATATGGCCTGGCTTGGGCACTGCTGGCCTGCGATCCGGCTGGCGATTACTCATATGCCCGAGGAAAGCGAGAGCAAGTCAATGTCATCTTGCAGCATGAGTTGCTCACGGGCGAGTCCGACGAGGTTCTAGCGTTGATAGCTGCTGTTGAATCTGTCATCGTTTTCCCTGAAGAAAGCTAAGGACAGAACAAGCTTTAGAGAAGGGGCGTCCTTTTCGATGTAGCTGCTTGCTGAGGTCTGTTCCAGAACCTCTGATTTTGCAGTCAGGTTGCCGGCGATACGTGGAACACACTGTCATTTTCTCTAATTATTTACTAGTAATAATAATCATcccttccaaattgtaggtcgttttagcttttttagttcatagatattattacgtagatatagtgtatgtctaatatctatgaattcaaaacgacctacaatttgaaacgaagggagtacttAGATTTCACTCCTACACAGTTCACTGCCATGCAATGCACTGGATATAGCTGAGGTTGAGAGTCTGAGAGACCGGAGAAGAGAGAGCACCAAGCTGGCGGCAAGTTGGAGTTGGCCTGTCTCTGCAAATTTGTGTTAGTCTCTTCGTCAAATCTTACATGTTTGACGCTCGTCATCTTCCATCCTGCGCTTATGGTAAATACAAGATGTCATGTTCGTCCTTGTATGTTGGATTTGGTATATATGTAAGCCGGCATTTGATTACGTCGAAAAGAAGAGGATGATCGTCCTACGATTCAAGCAAACTATAGCAACACGACCCGCTGTTGCTTCTTTCATGTACTACACTCTCAACGAATGATGTGAGCTTGTGGGGTTGAATcttgatctttcgatgagagaagagGGATAattcgatttggggatggagatgacgtttaCGGcctgactacaaccatccaaggatgctaagaaaaaaaagaaaaattttgaCAAATTctgccttagcaaccgatacaccatgATATGGCAGGGGCTGTTCCCAATCTTTCGGTGAGAGGAGGGGTAACTTCGATTTGGGGGTGGAATCAACGTTGGCTGTCCGACTACAACAATCacaggatgctgcgccttagcaacaggTACACCGATTCCGACGTTGGCTGTTCTTGCCGGGCCAAGAACACCCTTGAACCTGCTAGCAatcgagaacaagcaagaacaagatgaacaagcaaataaacCCACGGATCTGAAACAAATGAAACCTGAATCACGAGTTGGGGtcttgaatcaagcaaatcgggtggtctggtcgacacacgcgttcactaggaagtagcagtagctaacttgcatctaaaacaaaacccaagttcatCCTGGTGGCTGCTAGATGTATTTATACATGGGCAACAGCAAGGAGGCGTGGGAGGGTGTAAACCCTAAGCTGGAAAGGGCCCCTAGTGGGCTGCACGAGATATAAGGTTTTCAGCCCAAGACTGGAAGGCCGAACGTCTCTTTGTCAATTCTGCTCAGCTCCGGTGGAATTTCGTCATGAGGTTGGATCCATCTGAAAGTGAACTTTAAGAGCTTTCCAATGAGTACTCATATGCCTCAAACAACATCCGGAGTTGAGAAATATTGCCACGTCAATTTGATGTTGCCTGGCTGTACGAACTTGAAGTCTAAACTTGATGTCCGATCTTGTGCTTTCTTATTGTGTGATCTTGATGCCCAAACTGATTGGTTGATCCATTAGGCTCCTCTCCATCAttcctaataataataaaatcatcacaATGACTTAGTAGCATCCAATTCTGAGATGAGGGTTTATGGACAGTGAGGAATGAGTTAACCTGATAATTTAGCTCTCGAGCACGGGCTCTTGTCATTGGTCCTTGCTGCATAGTAGGCGTGGTTGTATCATTGGaagggatgtcctcatcatcctccccttcttgcatgtgagtcgtcctcgactcaagTTCATCTTCCTCGCCCAAAtatggtttcaaatctgcaatgttaaatgtggggCTGACCCCAAAATCTGCAGGCAACTCAAGTTTGTAGGCATTATCATTGATCTTAGCTAcaactttaaaaggaccagcagctcTCGGAAGCAACTTTGACTTTCTCAAATCAGGAAACcgatcctttctcaagtgcAGCCAAACCAAATCACCCGGTTCGAAAGTAACATGCTTCTTTCCTAAGCTACCAGCAAgtttatatttagcattcatgtTCTCTATGTTCTCTTTTGTGGTCTCATGTATTTTTAACATCAACTCAGCACGTTGTTTAGCATCAAAATTCAATCTCTCAGAAGTTGGTAAAGGCAGCAAATCAATAGGGGCACGAGGCACAAAACCATAAACAATCTCAAAAGGGCTCTTTTTAGTAGTAGAGTGTTGTGAACGAttgtaagcaaactcaacatgaggcaaacaTTCTTCCCACAATTTTATGTTCTTTTTCAAAACTGCCCTAAGCATGGTAGATAAAGTTCTATTCACAACCTCggtttgtccatcagtttggggatgacaagTAGTGGAAAAAAGCAACTTAGTACCCAATTTAGCCCACAAAgttctccaaaaatgactaagaaattttGCATCACGATCTGAAACAATTGTGTTTGGtacaccatgcaaacgaacaatctcacgaaagaacaattcagcaacatgaGTAGCATCATCGGTCTTATGACATGGTataaaatgtgccatcttagaaaatctatccacaaccacaaagacactatccctccccttctttGTTCTAGGCAGTCCTAAAacgaaatccatagaaatatcctCCCATGGTGCATTAGGAACAGTTAGAGGCATGTACAATCCGTGAGGATTAAGGCGTGACTTAGCTTTTTGGCATGTTGTGCAGCGAGCAATGAATCTCTCCACATCCCTCCTCATCttgggccaaaagaaatgatcagCAAGGATGCTTTCCGTCTTCTTTGCACCAAAGTGTCCCATCAGCCCTCCTCCATGCGCCTCCTGCAATAATAACATACGCacggagctagctggaatgcatagcttgttagctcgAAATACAAATCCGTCATTGAGGACGAATTTGTTCCATGTCTTTCCCTCCTTGCAATTCaacaacacatctttaaaatcaccATCATGGGCATATCGCTCTTTTATTGTTTCCAAgccaaaaattttgaaatcaaGTTGTGAAAGCATGGTATAACgtctagacaaagcatcagcaattacattttccttccctttcttgtgtTTGATGACATAAGGAAAGGACTCAATGAATTCAACCCAGCGAGCATGCCTACGGTTCAGTTTTGCTTGACTTCGAATATGCTTCAatgattcatgatcagaatgtatAACAAACTCTTTGGGTCATAAAtaatgctgccatgtttctaaAGTCCGAACTAGAGCaagcaattctttatcataagtagaatagttCAAACTAGGCCCACTCAACTTCTCGCTGAAATATGCtacaggttttccttcttgtaacaaaacacctcCCAaaccaattccactagcatcacattcaagttCAAAAGTTTTAGTGAAATCAGGGAGTTGGAGCAAAGGGGCAtgggttaacttatctttcaatgTGTCAAAAGCACTCTTGTGTGCTGCAGCCCAAGTGAATGTAACGCCCTTCTTGGTGAGTTCATGCAATGGGGCTGCAATGGTGCTGAAATCCCTCACAAAACGGCGATAAAATCCAGCAAGCCCGAGAAAGCTTCTCACTTGTGTGACCGTTGTGGGAACCGGCCAGCTATGTATTGCTTCAACCTTGGCTTGATCAACTTCAATTCCCTGTGGggtcacaacatagccaagaaaagagACTCGATccgtgcaaaaggtgcacttctcaaggttaccaaacaAACGTGCATCACGTAGAGCATTAAAAACATCACGCAAATGATCAAGATGTTCCTCAAGTGATCTGCTGTATATCAAGATGTCATCAAAATATACCACAACAAATCTGCCAATGAAAGCGCGTAAAACTTCATTCATTAGTCTCATGAAAGTGCTGGGTGCATTAGTGAGACCAAAAGGCATAACTAACCACTCGTATAGACCGAATTTAGTTTTAAAcgctgtttt is a genomic window containing:
- the LOC117835271 gene encoding scarecrow-like protein 34 yields the protein MECNDRFNCNFEDFPSSMANTPGCYASSQKFIDPTTEYNDLDLLSHPASSINHYPPVATTINNDGHVALSASSSNKIYAPQFHGVSSNMTPDWYGTNVAEYSEDSWINSDITLRYINKLLMEEDSDDKFKPHHGESALRAMEEPLYRLIGQNYPANTQLLPLCSSDHMKTLDGSISNGQPCSSFSVAISSGNNRYNDDLQAFEAPWSLSAIVGETRQFTQDTYTMELGLNVGGLSIVEKTSRDNQSLQINDRESRKHALFEVQCQKMNSCKEDFDLLEGRSNKQFATSFNEPTRNEIFDKVLLCSDHELIDQGIVLQEAMASKSTINSQTDQGRTSAQRKKKGKKQQRKEVVDLRTLLIHCAEAVSVNNHTLANDILSIIRQHASTSGDDSQRLAFCLADCLEVRLAGTGSQLYRNLMAKRTSALGTLKVFHLCIAICPFLRAPYYFSNKTITDVSKGKPRVHIIDFGICFGFQWPSLFEQLAKREGGPPKVRITGIEQPQPGFRPNESSMNAGHRLADYASMFNIPFEYQGISSKWETIKIEDFNIDKDDVLIVNCIYRLKNLGDETVSIDSARNRVLNTIRMMKPKVFIHGVVNGSYSTPFFLTRFKEVMYHYSALFDLLDKTVPRDYEARMILERDIYLSVVLNVIACEGSERIERPESYKKWKLRNQKAGFEQLPLNPDTVKGTRAIVRQYHKDYVVNEDDQWLLMGWKGRILYGIATWKTSESYNGD